One Echinicola strongylocentroti DNA window includes the following coding sequences:
- a CDS encoding Gfo/Idh/MocA family protein translates to MITNNAINRRHFIKSSAASLTLASLGAFNLSFANADKTYRVALIGTGWYGKSDLFKLIQVAPVEVIALCDVDRIRLREAGELVSQRQLSGNTPKLYSDYQKLLDENELDIVMIGSPDHWHALQAIAAIEAGAHLYLQKPISVDVLEGEAILAAARKHHRTVQVGTQRKSTPHLIEAKKEIVDKGLLGKISHVEMCCYYHMRANGNPPVQPVPDFLDYENWTGPAPLRPYDKLPHGSWWRTFMEYGNGIMGDMCVHMLDTVRWMLDLGWPQKITSTGGIYVQKDGKSNIADTQTAIFEYDELNCVWQHRTWGNPDDPEYPWAFVLHGEKGTLKASVKQYDFVPHGDGDPIHGDVVYEKEKYPEDLKEERIELHAAPATRNHLKDFLQAMENKSRPVADIEEGHISSASCILANLSMELGRAVTYDPVKKIITDDPEATALLKRSYRNGWAHPWNG, encoded by the coding sequence ATGATAACCAATAACGCCATCAACCGTCGCCATTTTATCAAAAGCTCCGCAGCTTCCCTTACCCTCGCCTCTCTTGGCGCCTTTAATCTTAGCTTTGCTAATGCTGATAAAACCTACCGTGTAGCACTGATCGGTACGGGATGGTACGGTAAAAGCGACCTTTTTAAACTGATCCAAGTAGCTCCAGTAGAAGTCATTGCGCTATGTGATGTGGACCGTATCCGGCTCAGAGAAGCCGGTGAGCTGGTCAGTCAGCGGCAACTTTCCGGCAACACCCCGAAGCTCTACAGTGACTACCAAAAACTACTCGACGAAAACGAACTGGATATCGTCATGATCGGCTCACCGGATCACTGGCATGCCCTCCAAGCCATCGCTGCCATCGAAGCAGGTGCCCACCTCTATCTTCAAAAGCCCATCAGTGTGGACGTGCTGGAGGGTGAGGCCATCCTCGCCGCCGCTCGTAAGCATCACCGCACTGTCCAAGTAGGTACCCAGCGAAAAAGTACCCCGCACCTGATCGAAGCCAAAAAAGAAATCGTGGACAAAGGCCTGCTCGGCAAAATCTCCCACGTGGAAATGTGCTGCTACTACCACATGCGCGCCAATGGCAATCCTCCCGTCCAACCTGTTCCTGATTTTTTGGACTATGAAAACTGGACCGGCCCAGCACCGCTTCGCCCTTATGACAAGCTACCTCACGGCAGCTGGTGGCGGACGTTTATGGAATATGGCAATGGCATCATGGGCGACATGTGTGTGCATATGCTGGATACGGTACGGTGGATGCTCGACTTGGGCTGGCCACAAAAAATCACTTCCACCGGAGGTATTTATGTACAAAAAGACGGTAAATCGAACATTGCCGACACCCAAACCGCCATATTCGAATACGATGAACTCAATTGCGTTTGGCAACACCGCACTTGGGGCAATCCTGATGATCCTGAGTACCCTTGGGCATTCGTCCTTCACGGTGAAAAAGGCACCCTTAAAGCCAGCGTAAAACAGTATGACTTTGTCCCCCATGGTGATGGAGATCCCATTCATGGGGATGTGGTCTACGAAAAGGAAAAATACCCTGAAGACTTAAAGGAAGAACGCATCGAACTACACGCTGCTCCGGCTACCAGAAATCACCTGAAGGACTTCCTCCAAGCAATGGAAAACAAATCCAGACCAGTGGCAGACATCGAAGAAGGCCACATTTCCTCTGCTTCCTGCATCCTGGCCAACCTCTCCATGGAACTGGGCAGAGCCGTCACTTATGACCCCGTCAAAAAAATCATCACCGACGACCCAGAAGCCACCGCCCTCCTCAAACGAAGTTACAGAAATGGCTGGGCGCATCCATGGAATGGGTAA
- a CDS encoding alpha/beta fold hydrolase: MKFLMIFWSLSLALNAPQDYHAIEVPFVYGKQKWGWGRIYYTYETPYDPKKNTVLVVSDALTFYSGDDAWPEPLRLKFNVVKVIGREQQPSFGEALWRKDKIDWSMAYQVFNSDQLVKDLEAVREAVAKGSKVSLFGVSSSGELLHRYMAQYPKRVYGVISIDPLLLELQHSMGITIKKSPDESLPINTEDHYERGENVALAIRCFEHLYGLQEWDGKKARPPKNTGWIGEQSMPVMEEYARRPFQVKGIHYDQVAGFEGKSVVFSGVADSLADQRVDQVLAAHYHDGDFFLFNDGHGLPHYRNHPVFIRFIQAFLEEDIADKQHVYQDLWKKGMIYPKGDPWEF, encoded by the coding sequence ATGAAATTTTTAATGATTTTTTGGTCACTCAGCTTGGCCTTGAATGCCCCACAAGACTACCATGCGATAGAGGTACCCTTCGTCTACGGCAAACAGAAATGGGGCTGGGGGAGGATTTACTATACCTACGAAACACCTTATGATCCAAAGAAAAATACTGTGCTGGTCGTGTCTGATGCACTCACCTTTTATAGTGGTGATGATGCTTGGCCCGAGCCCCTTCGTCTGAAGTTCAATGTCGTCAAAGTCATAGGAAGAGAGCAGCAGCCAAGCTTCGGAGAGGCCCTATGGCGCAAAGATAAAATAGACTGGTCAATGGCCTATCAGGTGTTTAATTCCGACCAATTGGTCAAAGACCTAGAGGCTGTACGGGAGGCTGTGGCCAAGGGGAGCAAGGTGAGCTTATTTGGGGTGTCCTCCTCGGGAGAGCTACTGCACCGCTACATGGCACAATATCCCAAACGTGTCTATGGTGTCATAAGTATTGACCCCTTGCTTCTAGAGCTGCAGCATTCCATGGGGATTACCATTAAAAAGTCTCCTGATGAATCTTTGCCCATCAACACAGAAGATCATTATGAAAGAGGAGAGAATGTTGCCTTGGCAATTCGCTGTTTCGAGCACCTGTACGGTTTGCAAGAGTGGGATGGTAAGAAAGCGCGTCCACCAAAAAATACAGGATGGATAGGAGAGCAGTCGATGCCTGTAATGGAGGAATATGCCCGGCGTCCATTTCAGGTAAAGGGGATTCATTATGATCAAGTGGCTGGTTTTGAAGGGAAATCAGTGGTTTTTTCAGGTGTCGCAGACAGTTTGGCGGATCAGCGGGTAGACCAGGTACTGGCCGCCCACTATCATGATGGTGATTTTTTCCTGTTTAATGATGGGCATGGGTTGCCACATTATCGAAATCACCCTGTATTTATCAGGTTTATCCAGGCCTTTCTGGAAGAGGATATCGCCGATAAACAGCACGTCTATCAGGATCTCTGGAAGAAAGGGATGATTTATCCAAAGGGAGATCCGTGGGAATTCTAA
- the hemN gene encoding oxygen-independent coproporphyrinogen III oxidase, translating to MEIPAELIDKYDVAVPRYTSYPTVPLWENDLDEHSWKNNVQKAYREFGDSEGISLYIHLPYCDSLCTYCGCNKHITKNHDKEIPYLEALRREWDMYLEMLPSRPKLAAIHLGGGTPTFFSAENLQSLIQYILDSSSVLSQAKFSFEGHPNNTTLEHLLALKEVGFTRVSYGVQDLDHKVQKAIHRIQPISKVEEATYHAQLAGFQQINYDLIYGLPHQTEETILNTMEEIRRLMPSRIAFYSYAHVPSVFQAQKSFEQYLPKKAEKRNLYETGKAKLTSIGYEEIGMDHFALPGDELLEAKQTGRLHRNFMGYTDFSSHILIGLGSSAISDVHYAYAQNTKDIELYKEQVNLRHFSHSKGHNMTLEDIKTRKTIMDLICTGTTDETNVVWRRENMKLLNDLQEDGLITMRNNEITVTPLGTAFIRNICSAFDHRMKNKQSQTFVFSKAI from the coding sequence ATGGAGATCCCTGCTGAACTGATCGATAAATATGATGTAGCTGTACCAAGATACACCAGCTACCCTACTGTACCTCTGTGGGAGAATGACTTGGATGAACACTCTTGGAAAAACAACGTACAGAAAGCCTATCGGGAGTTTGGGGACAGCGAAGGGATTAGCCTTTATATTCACCTTCCGTACTGCGACAGCCTATGCACTTACTGTGGATGCAACAAACATATTACCAAAAATCATGATAAGGAAATCCCGTACCTAGAAGCCTTACGAAGGGAATGGGACATGTACCTAGAAATGCTTCCTTCCAGGCCAAAGTTAGCTGCCATCCACTTAGGAGGTGGTACACCTACATTTTTTTCTGCCGAAAACCTACAATCATTAATCCAATATATCCTTGATTCTTCAAGTGTATTGTCCCAAGCAAAATTCAGCTTTGAAGGGCATCCTAATAACACCACTCTTGAGCATTTATTAGCGCTTAAGGAAGTGGGATTTACACGGGTGAGCTATGGTGTTCAGGACTTGGACCACAAGGTCCAAAAAGCAATCCATCGGATTCAGCCTATTTCGAAGGTAGAAGAAGCTACATATCATGCACAGCTGGCAGGCTTTCAGCAGATCAATTATGACCTGATTTATGGCCTTCCCCATCAAACCGAAGAAACGATTCTCAACACAATGGAAGAAATCAGGAGGTTAATGCCCAGCAGAATTGCATTTTACAGTTATGCCCATGTGCCCTCTGTTTTTCAAGCACAAAAGAGCTTTGAACAATACTTACCTAAAAAGGCTGAAAAACGGAATCTTTATGAAACAGGAAAAGCAAAGCTAACATCCATAGGATACGAGGAAATCGGAATGGATCACTTTGCATTACCAGGAGATGAGTTATTAGAAGCCAAACAGACGGGAAGGCTTCACCGGAATTTTATGGGCTATACTGATTTCAGTTCCCATATATTGATTGGGCTGGGAAGTAGTGCCATCAGTGATGTCCACTATGCCTATGCGCAAAACACCAAAGATATAGAACTCTACAAAGAACAAGTGAACCTGCGACACTTTTCCCATTCCAAAGGCCATAACATGACACTTGAGGATATAAAGACGAGAAAAACAATCATGGACCTTATTTGTACAGGGACTACAGATGAAACCAATGTGGTGTGGAGAAGGGAAAACATGAAGTTGCTAAATGATCTTCAAGAAGATGGGCTGATCACTATGAGAAACAATGAAATTACAGTAACCCCACTAGGAACTGCCTTTATACGAAACATCTGTTCGGCATTTGACCATAGAATGAAAAACAAGCAGTCCCAAACCTTTGTCTTCAGTAAAGCTATCTAA
- a CDS encoding cytochrome-c peroxidase, with translation MRYSIRLLAGTFILCGLLWACGNGEESEPSSQNPSLSLQHPEYFPNDVPMPADNPLTEKGVELGRMLFYDKQLSVDRTISCASCHQQEKAFTDGKKISTGVNDTPGDKNAMSLANLHWTSRFFWDGRAATLEEQAVQPIEDHREMNLPLDEAVARLQADKQYPERFEVAFGTDQITEELIGKAIAQFMRTLVSGDSKFDQWIKGEVKFSEQEQLGMELFFTHPEPSLQIRGGNCGDCHITFLTSGDRNNLLGFHNNGLDNDQNLEEGLAAVTGNPRDKGKFKAPTLRNIALTAPYMHDGRFETLEEVLEHYDQHVQINRTLDILVLEASNEIILPGEDIKLHLTDGEKEAILSFLQTLTDEKFITNPKFSDPFN, from the coding sequence ATGCGTTACTCAATCCGCCTTTTGGCGGGGACATTCATCCTATGTGGCTTGCTATGGGCATGTGGCAATGGAGAGGAAAGTGAACCTTCCTCCCAAAACCCTAGTCTTTCGCTCCAGCATCCGGAGTATTTCCCCAATGATGTGCCCATGCCTGCCGATAATCCACTGACCGAAAAAGGCGTGGAACTTGGCAGGATGTTGTTTTACGACAAACAATTGTCCGTCGACAGGACGATCTCTTGTGCTTCTTGCCACCAGCAGGAAAAGGCATTCACAGATGGTAAAAAAATCAGCACCGGCGTCAATGACACTCCAGGTGACAAGAACGCCATGTCCCTCGCAAACCTCCACTGGACATCCCGGTTCTTCTGGGACGGCAGGGCTGCTACCTTAGAAGAACAGGCTGTCCAGCCCATAGAAGACCACCGGGAAATGAACCTGCCATTGGATGAGGCGGTAGCACGCCTTCAGGCTGATAAACAGTACCCCGAGCGGTTCGAGGTGGCATTTGGCACGGATCAAATTACCGAAGAGCTGATCGGAAAAGCCATTGCCCAATTCATGAGGACATTGGTTTCTGGCGATTCGAAGTTTGATCAATGGATCAAGGGCGAAGTGAAGTTTTCCGAACAGGAGCAACTTGGCATGGAGCTGTTCTTCACCCATCCAGAGCCTTCTCTGCAGATTCGCGGCGGCAACTGCGGGGACTGTCACATCACTTTTCTGACCTCAGGAGACAGAAACAACCTGCTGGGCTTTCACAATAATGGACTGGACAATGACCAAAACCTCGAAGAAGGCCTCGCCGCCGTGACAGGAAATCCCAGAGACAAAGGGAAATTCAAAGCCCCCACGCTCAGGAATATCGCTTTGACTGCGCCGTATATGCATGATGGGCGCTTTGAGACACTGGAAGAAGTACTGGAACATTATGACCAACACGTCCAAATAAACCGCACACTGGATATCCTGGTGCTGGAGGCCAGCAATGAAATAATTTTACCCGGTGAGGACATCAAACTGCACCTTACTGATGGAGAAAAGGAAGCTATTCTTTCATTTCTCCAAACCCTTACGGATGAAAAATTTATTACTAACCCGAAATTTTCGGACCCATTTAATTAA
- a CDS encoding MbnP family protein, with protein sequence MKKLAILLVTMWAFIACNDREETPASMKVNFSFSHVLDGHPLELESAPFTLPSGERFIPRKFKYYISNITFNNSTKGTSHRVSDGYFLIDEAGKKNFSVEVPADEYDQLTFYVGIDKARNLSTDQVGDLDPNNDMAWNWKTGYIFLALEGEWEYESDERQGLVVHIGNNDPESEQNFKAINFDLESSGKTLGTEAVVDLDFQAELNELFLAPMNLSSTSWKTPASWAENGQSILPIIIKTASLHSSNRFHQVEKSNYISAAPSSVPTHTVDRLSSGRWEYRRAITGLYHPGDCLQPPSGRFSPTRAESHEQTRSAAGKSLIL encoded by the coding sequence ATGAAAAAATTAGCAATACTATTAGTGACTATGTGGGCTTTTATCGCCTGCAACGACCGAGAAGAAACTCCTGCCTCTATGAAGGTGAATTTCAGCTTTTCCCACGTCCTCGATGGACATCCCCTAGAGTTGGAAAGTGCACCATTTACTTTGCCGTCAGGGGAACGTTTCATTCCACGAAAATTCAAGTATTACATCTCCAATATTACCTTTAACAACAGCACCAAAGGTACCAGCCACAGGGTCTCGGATGGTTATTTCCTCATCGATGAAGCAGGCAAGAAAAATTTTAGCGTGGAAGTCCCCGCCGATGAGTATGATCAACTGACCTTCTATGTCGGCATCGATAAAGCACGTAACCTTTCCACTGATCAGGTCGGTGACTTGGATCCTAACAATGACATGGCCTGGAACTGGAAAACCGGTTATATATTTCTGGCCCTTGAAGGTGAATGGGAATATGAGTCAGATGAACGCCAAGGACTGGTCGTACATATCGGCAATAATGACCCTGAAAGCGAACAAAATTTCAAAGCAATTAATTTTGACCTAGAGTCAAGCGGTAAAACCTTGGGTACTGAAGCGGTCGTTGACCTTGATTTCCAAGCCGAACTGAACGAACTATTTTTGGCCCCCATGAACTTGTCCTCCACGAGTTGGAAAACACCAGCATCATGGGCGGAGAATGGGCAATCAATATTGCCAATAATTATCAAGACGGCTTCTTTACACTCCAGTAACAGGTTTCACCAAGTTGAAAAAAGCAATTATATATCGGCTGCTCCTTCTTCTGTGCCTACACATACTGTTGACAGGCTGTCTTCCGGACGCTGGGAGTATAGAAGGGCAATCACCGGACTATATCATCCCGGTGATTGCCTCCAGCCTCCTTCAGGAAGATTTTCCCCAACCAGAGCGGAATCCCATGAGCAAACAAGGAGTGCTGCTGGGAAAAGCCTTATTTTATGA
- a CDS encoding cytochrome-c peroxidase — MSKQGVLLGKALFYDPALSANGKVDCASCHLPQLAFSDGVDLSDQGVSGKPLHRHSPALFNMAWHKGLFWDGGSNNLESLVFGPLTHPDEMAADLGEVIHYLRGDEKYPDLFKAAFETDTITSAFIGRALAQFVRTLISQDSRYDEWRRNEAILYEQETRGYQLYRQHCSSCHEEGLFTDLKYHNNGLDATYPDPYELEGLLLGRYRITFDDQDLGAYKTPSLRNIQLTAPYMHDGRFETLDEVLDHYENGIQHNGSLAPQLEKGISLTNQQREDLLAFLATLTDYTFINNKAYQK, encoded by the coding sequence ATGAGCAAACAAGGAGTGCTGCTGGGAAAAGCCTTATTTTATGACCCCGCCTTGTCAGCTAATGGTAAAGTCGATTGTGCCAGCTGTCATTTGCCTCAATTGGCCTTCAGTGACGGTGTCGACCTTAGCGATCAAGGAGTATCAGGAAAACCGCTCCACAGGCACTCTCCTGCCCTATTCAACATGGCTTGGCACAAAGGGCTGTTTTGGGACGGAGGATCCAATAACCTGGAATCACTCGTCTTTGGTCCCCTTACCCATCCAGATGAAATGGCAGCTGACTTGGGTGAAGTCATCCATTACTTGCGTGGTGACGAGAAGTACCCAGACCTATTTAAGGCAGCTTTTGAGACAGACACCATCACCAGTGCCTTCATCGGCAGGGCCTTGGCGCAATTTGTCCGAACGCTCATTTCCCAAGACAGTCGGTATGACGAGTGGAGACGGAATGAGGCCATATTATATGAGCAGGAAACCCGAGGATACCAGCTTTACCGGCAGCATTGTAGCAGCTGTCACGAAGAGGGCCTATTTACCGATCTCAAGTACCACAATAATGGACTGGATGCGACCTATCCCGATCCCTATGAGCTGGAAGGGCTACTGCTCGGCCGCTACCGCATCACCTTCGATGACCAGGACTTAGGTGCTTATAAAACCCCTTCGCTGAGAAATATTCAGCTGACGGCTCCTTACATGCATGATGGAAGGTTCGAAACGCTGGATGAGGTACTCGATCATTATGAAAACGGTATCCAACATAATGGGAGCTTAGCGCCCCAGCTGGAAAAAGGGATCAGTTTGACCAATCAGCAGCGAGAAGACCTATTGGCTTTCCTGGCTACCCTGACCGATTACACATTCATCAACAATAAAGCTTACCAAAAGTAG
- a CDS encoding transporter family protein, whose protein sequence is MRKKLIILFITLTFPLLSKEAKACDSCNFFEYSLLQNRSYIGLFYRHRQFGGYDQYGYSSPSPGTAIVTPNLTNGFENGATTKYVPNARKGIFPAIDQDFIVMHEPEGTGLYVNKTDQDWETYETVELRGNFTLQNKWNFTFILPYESNRVHYQKMLDLPNPVQDTTLTVHGWGDLTVAADYIHYIYNDKARHTFRPGLAIVAPTGQSNKVASNDSPFDPIIQPGTGSWSYVARLNYQLFYTKTGLNAGFSYKQSTEGAQNYQFGNSFNASAIGFHQLSFKDDWMLVPNAGAYYEQSQEDTWTGEKQQLTGGKVAFAQAGLDINRQEWTLSLMWQTPVYQDLKGNQIHHQDRISIGIIKAFKL, encoded by the coding sequence ATGAGAAAAAAGTTAATCATCTTATTCATAACACTAACATTCCCCCTACTGTCAAAGGAAGCAAAAGCCTGCGACAGCTGTAATTTCTTCGAATACAGCCTGCTGCAAAACAGAAGCTATATTGGATTGTTTTACAGGCATCGACAGTTTGGTGGATATGACCAATACGGCTACTCCTCTCCCAGTCCAGGAACGGCTATAGTTACCCCTAACCTAACCAATGGATTTGAAAATGGAGCTACTACCAAATACGTCCCCAATGCGCGTAAAGGCATCTTTCCTGCGATCGATCAGGACTTTATCGTGATGCACGAGCCAGAGGGAACAGGGCTGTATGTCAATAAAACGGATCAAGATTGGGAAACTTATGAAACGGTAGAGCTTAGGGGAAATTTCACTTTGCAAAACAAATGGAACTTTACCTTTATCCTCCCCTATGAATCGAACAGGGTGCATTACCAAAAAATGCTGGACCTGCCCAATCCCGTCCAAGATACAACCTTGACCGTCCATGGTTGGGGAGACTTGACCGTGGCAGCAGATTACATCCATTATATCTATAACGACAAAGCCCGTCATACCTTTCGGCCAGGATTGGCCATTGTCGCCCCTACTGGCCAATCAAACAAGGTAGCTTCAAATGACAGTCCATTTGATCCGATCATCCAGCCGGGAACTGGGTCTTGGAGCTATGTGGCTCGGCTAAACTACCAGTTGTTCTATACCAAAACTGGGCTGAATGCCGGATTCAGCTACAAACAATCCACCGAGGGCGCCCAAAACTATCAGTTCGGAAACAGCTTCAATGCTTCTGCCATTGGCTTTCATCAACTATCCTTCAAAGATGATTGGATGCTGGTACCAAATGCCGGAGCCTATTACGAACAATCCCAAGAGGACACTTGGACAGGGGAAAAACAGCAGCTGACCGGGGGAAAAGTAGCCTTTGCCCAAGCAGGTTTGGATATCAACAGGCAAGAATGGACCCTGAGCCTGATGTGGCAGACACCCGTGTACCAAGACCTGAAAGGCAATCAAATCCACCATCAAGACCGGATCAGTATTGGCATTATCAAAGCTTTTAAACTTTAA
- a CDS encoding TonB-dependent receptor, giving the protein MKQTITLSILILLCNAGYAQSNGKIAGQVTLPHSSAVFATVQVMGTDHGATTDENGEFSIDDIPTGKVTVLVKLMGYQPAQKTVTVVAGQTTKVDFQLKEDNLNLNEVVISATRYELDRKEAPVVVNVLSPKLFNATQSVALSEGLNYQPGVRVETNCQNCGFTQVRLNGLEGAYSQILINSRSVFSALNSVYGLDQIPTNIIERVEVVRGGGSALYGSNAIGGTINIITKEPVENTWQIGSNISLIDGTTPDNSLNFNGSLTSEDLHSGVTFHGLYRQRGSYDANGDSFTEITRLENNTFGMKAFLKPSERSKLSLDFSAIKEYRRGGDQLDLPPHFTDITEELTHNTIIGGVTYEQFSEDSKNHFSVYLSGQKTQRDSYYGGLGGGRTAADSALATNAYGKTNDLSLVAGSQFSRNFSNSDVVIFGAEYQRSDVEDEIIGYQRLIDQSVNTVGFYGQYEWRPSENMTLLAGGRYDHTFVDGFYKLSDITRSSDISTGVFSPRINLLYDLRENLQLRLGYARGFRAPQAFNEDLHISSVGGEPTFVILSDGLKTELSDAYTTSLNLSENIGDWQFSFLAEGFYTLLKRPFTTVSTGATLPNGSILEEVRNGAGAEVRGGNFELSLSPSSRLVIQAGGTLQQSTYKDPQVLFEPEIESEEEPTVTTDQFLRSPNAYGYLSTNLSLTERLGLDLTGAYTGPMMVPHVISESGFMDLVDTQQFFDANIKLSYHFDLAEGFHLEIAGGVQNVFNSYQTDFDTGALRDSNYIYGPAKPQTFFFGVKIGDFH; this is encoded by the coding sequence ATGAAACAAACCATTACCCTATCTATATTGATCCTGTTGTGTAACGCTGGCTATGCACAAAGCAATGGAAAGATCGCTGGGCAAGTCACCCTGCCCCATTCCTCTGCTGTGTTTGCCACTGTACAAGTAATGGGAACAGACCACGGTGCCACGACGGACGAAAACGGAGAATTCTCCATCGACGATATTCCTACTGGAAAAGTGACTGTCCTCGTAAAACTGATGGGCTATCAACCTGCCCAGAAAACCGTCACCGTGGTCGCAGGACAAACCACCAAGGTGGATTTTCAGCTAAAGGAAGATAACTTAAACCTCAATGAAGTGGTCATCAGTGCCACCCGTTATGAACTGGACCGAAAAGAAGCTCCCGTAGTGGTCAATGTCCTCAGCCCAAAGCTCTTTAATGCCACCCAGTCTGTCGCACTTTCTGAGGGGCTTAATTACCAGCCGGGAGTCCGAGTAGAAACCAATTGCCAAAACTGTGGATTTACCCAGGTAAGGCTTAACGGACTTGAAGGAGCCTATTCCCAAATCCTGATCAATAGCAGGTCGGTCTTCAGTGCACTGAACAGTGTTTATGGCCTTGACCAGATCCCTACCAACATCATCGAACGTGTAGAAGTGGTCCGTGGCGGTGGATCTGCACTCTATGGCTCCAATGCCATCGGTGGAACCATTAACATCATCACCAAAGAGCCAGTGGAAAACACCTGGCAAATCGGCTCCAACATCTCCCTGATAGATGGCACCACTCCTGACAACTCTTTGAATTTCAACGGATCTCTCACCAGTGAAGACCTCCACTCGGGAGTTACCTTTCACGGTCTATACCGCCAGCGTGGCAGCTATGATGCCAATGGGGACAGTTTTACAGAGATCACTCGTTTGGAAAACAACACATTTGGTATGAAGGCGTTTTTGAAACCAAGTGAGCGTAGCAAGCTAAGTTTGGACTTCAGTGCCATCAAGGAATACCGCCGAGGTGGAGACCAGCTGGACCTTCCTCCACACTTTACGGACATTACCGAAGAACTCACGCACAATACCATCATCGGTGGAGTGACCTATGAGCAGTTCAGCGAGGATAGTAAGAATCATTTCTCAGTATACCTTTCGGGCCAAAAGACCCAGCGGGACAGTTATTATGGAGGCTTGGGAGGTGGCCGAACCGCAGCTGACAGTGCCTTGGCTACTAATGCCTATGGAAAAACGAATGATCTCTCCTTGGTGGCGGGGAGCCAGTTTTCCCGAAATTTCAGCAATAGTGATGTCGTTATTTTTGGGGCTGAATACCAACGGAGTGATGTGGAAGATGAAATCATCGGCTACCAACGTCTCATAGACCAATCGGTCAATACAGTAGGATTTTATGGCCAATACGAATGGCGACCAAGCGAGAACATGACGTTACTTGCAGGGGGGCGTTATGACCACACTTTTGTGGACGGTTTCTACAAACTCTCGGATATAACTCGGTCTTCGGACATCTCCACAGGCGTATTTAGCCCAAGGATAAATCTCCTGTACGACCTTCGAGAAAACCTACAGCTACGTCTTGGCTATGCGCGTGGTTTCAGGGCACCACAGGCCTTCAACGAAGACCTGCATATCTCCTCGGTAGGTGGTGAACCCACTTTTGTGATCCTGTCCGATGGATTGAAAACCGAACTTTCAGACGCCTATACTACCTCTCTGAACCTTTCTGAAAACATTGGCGATTGGCAATTCAGCTTCTTGGCGGAGGGTTTTTATACCTTGCTCAAGCGGCCATTTACCACTGTCAGCACAGGAGCCACACTTCCTAACGGCTCCATTCTGGAAGAAGTCCGTAATGGAGCCGGAGCAGAGGTCCGCGGCGGGAATTTTGAACTGAGCCTTTCTCCTTCTTCCCGCCTTGTCATACAGGCCGGTGGCACCCTTCAGCAATCCACCTATAAAGATCCACAAGTGCTGTTTGAGCCCGAAATAGAAAGTGAGGAAGAACCGACCGTGACGACCGATCAGTTCCTTCGTTCTCCCAACGCCTACGGTTATCTCTCCACCAATTTGTCATTGACAGAGCGTTTAGGCCTGGACCTTACGGGGGCCTATACTGGACCCATGATGGTACCGCATGTGATCAGTGAATCGGGCTTTATGGACTTGGTGGACACCCAGCAGTTTTTTGATGCCAATATCAAACTGTCTTATCACTTCGACCTGGCGGAAGGGTTCCATTTAGAAATCGCTGGCGGTGTCCAGAATGTCTTTAACAGCTACCAGACCGACTTCGACACTGGAGCACTCCGTGACTCCAACTATATCTATGGCCCTGCCAAACCGCAGACCTTTTTCTTTGGTGTAAAAATTGGTGATTTTCACTGA
- a CDS encoding thioredoxin family protein has translation MKTLLLPFMVMTGLFTSHQAAGQEEIDWLTFEQLEDSLEIAPKKVFIDFYTDWCTYCKKMDKKVFTDPEVISTINSTYYAVKMDAESRDTVHFDGQALINRQATDNRPGIHEMALLLGSRNGKFTPPTLILLDEDFRVIDRRFAYLYSKELLKWITQ, from the coding sequence ATGAAAACATTATTGCTCCCATTCATGGTAATGACAGGCCTATTCACTTCCCACCAGGCCGCTGGACAGGAAGAGATCGATTGGTTGACTTTTGAGCAATTGGAGGACTCACTGGAAATAGCGCCTAAGAAAGTGTTTATTGATTTCTACACCGACTGGTGCACGTACTGTAAAAAAATGGACAAAAAGGTCTTTACTGATCCTGAAGTGATTTCCACAATCAATAGTACTTATTATGCAGTCAAAATGGATGCGGAAAGCAGAGATACTGTCCACTTTGATGGACAGGCCCTTATCAATAGACAAGCGACGGACAACCGCCCAGGAATCCATGAAATGGCTTTACTACTCGGAAGCAGGAACGGAAAATTCACGCCCCCTACCCTGATTTTGCTGGACGAAGATTTCAGGGTTATTGATCGTAGATTTGCATATTTGTATAGTAAAGAATTGCTGAAATGGATAACACAATAA